The region tataattgctattagtagctttggcatctccactaagacatcagcacccgcggtgctttcattctaaTTAGCTAAGCACCAGAAAATGGTAATTCCAAGAAAAATGACGAATTAAGGCCCCGACtaacaaaacaaaacacatcatttggtaCACTTGGTGCTCAATTAGAACAGAAATTTTGAGGTTGGTGCCAATATTAGAGCGGTGTGGTAATTATAAGGTGTATACGGTAGGTGGTTTCTTTTTAGGCTTCTGCACTAACATGACTAATCATACAATGCTATTTATTATTTAGGCAGTTTTAGATCGGTATGTCAAGCAGCTTGCTAATGAAGAAAAAGTTGGAGACTCTACTCGTAGTATATCCACATCGTCTTTGGAGGTATTTATTTGCTAACGACAAAAAAAATTATACGTTTTGCACATGAATTCATaatttataccgtatagcgggtaattttgaATATTGAgtaatattgagacatttcgtgggtaatatattttcgtggttgcagcttgcactgcaggtaaaggtaggcaaggtcgcttcattcgtgggtaaaatattcgtggtcagacatccaaccacgaaaaccacgaatattttgccccacgaaaattacacgctatacggtagtgctGTATGCCAGGGCGAAACGTCCATGTCGCatatcagggtttcatacagaatTTTTAGCCAAGGGGGGAAATGACGACGGCCACACGCCGTTGAAAATTTGTGGGTCCCCCCGGAAAAAATTTGGCAGAATGATTGTCTAAGGTGCGATTTGGAGGTTTTTGTGCTTCAGTCTAAGTTCTTAACTGTTCTTACTGCATTGTACACCTTCAACTCACTTGAAAAAAACATTTTTTAGTAAAGCAGAAAAGGTACTCAAATTGACCTCTAATGTGTGTACAGAGGCTAtagtcccactatgtacatgcatgctctgCTTATGTTGTAAGGCAAAGggtatcataataataattgtatacacGCATTTTGtgtaccttaaggtgacatattttcgcgtgtattaatttctgctatttctgcgaatgagagtaaaatcgcaaaaattagtactcgcaaataattggccgccctcttgtttaatgtatccagatcgacatttcgcaaaaaattataccgcaaaatgtacaaaactgtaaaaacgcaaacaaatctacctgtgaaaatatggtATGTAATCTCCTGTCTGAACTCTTGAACTGTACCATGTGCTAGattggatatacatgtatgcactcctgatgcagaggaggttggaaggaAGTTGAGATCACGTGCAAAAATATCTCTAAATGTGCTGAGTCGGCGCTATTTTTGtgtctagtcagcagtttAGTTTATAAGAGCTAGAGATGAGGAGTAGAAGATCCAGAGGAGCGCCTACACGCCAGACTCCTGTTTAATCCAGGAAGACAAGTCTCATCTCCGTAGATCTAGTACTTTGGCTAGGAGAAATCTTAGTAGAGATTTTAAATCAGAAGCTGGTGCAGCGATCAATGTTGTACAGCTTGGAGTGAGGAAGAAGTCAGACTACCCATTTTCTTGATGTTCAGTAGCTATCTATGaaactgctgactagacaCAAAAATAGCGCGGACTCAGCACATTTAGAGCTTTAATTTATATTTTTGCACGTGATCTCAACTtccttccaacctcctctgctcctTATGTATGTAAGAGGCTTTTTCTCCACGTagaataatcattataatatagctacatgtagatctatctgAATCACTGTACAATTtggtatgacatcattaatttttcataTTTCCAGGGGGGAGAAATTTTGGCTAGGGGTGGGAAATCCTAgggcgccccccccccctctgtttGAAACCctgcatatttagagggtcgccgTAAATCGAATAAATGCCACTGTAATGAATTTATGTATGGCTCTCTCCCACATGCTTGTTCCATGTTTGGTGCTTTTCctcggccaatcctagcagtTTTTGAGGAAATAGTTATTTTTTCTATTGTCGAGTGTGTTTTGTACACTATAGAAACTGCACTTGCGTAATGGTTAGAtaatgggcatgaggtatatatgtgttatagtgtcccaaagctcgagtgTGTAgcagggatgagggacactataaccatagataccgaatgcacattaTCTAACCCATTTAGAtaccaaaacctattggctactagaaatgcactagcttagcaacagtcaacctatataaacaacctagcaactgcatcatttctTTTATATCTGAAAAGTTGGTATCTCTGTggctctactaaatctgtgtctctattcaagtcaactcacaggacaaaattatagtcctagctccacccacaaaactgAAACGTCTAGCTCCACCCCCgcttttgcagcaaacaagtgTAGCATATTTTTGGTATGCCATGGAGTCGTACTACTCAGCGGCTCCTATATTACTCTCAAACAAAGCGAAAGAAAGAAGCCAAAACTAGAATCCCAACACTTCcctacatccagctcctcctccatgcagccttgcagtaAACAAGCACAGCATACTGCCCAAGAAACAAGCGGCTCGTACTattctcgaacaaagccaaaagaAAAAACGATAGAGCTTCCCTCTTCCATTCTACaaactgtataatatatacttcTGTTATTGTGCTACTAGActaagcatctagctacatgcagtcatgtgcATCTccttgtaaatgacaatacaatgtacatagcCTGAAGCATTATTTAATAGAGCATGTTGCCAAGTGCTCTATTAGAAATAGAGCACATAGCAACAATAAGCAAAAACACTCTTATGTATCTTGATTTTAAGCCCATTCTCAACTGCTTTTTTTGTACTCTAATTTAAACTCTATACctagacttgccatacccttTCTATCTGAGAAAGGGAGCATGCAAGGTGACTATCAATGACTCAGACAAAGGATGGAATATAGTTATAGTGACGTCACTGCTGTCTTGCTGGTATGCATAATTGCTGTACCTACATGTGACCACTGAACCACAacacaggaaaccacacccttTTCCTTGAACCACTTCCGCAAAATTCAGTAGGTATGCAATGAAGACATGTCGTTGATAGTCACCTTGCCAGTCCGTCATGGTCTCCAGTCAAAACTATGCCAAGGAAATAAATTTTGAATGTTTAGCTAGAGCTACGCCGTAAACGTATCTTGATAAAAAGCGCATTCTCAACTGCAGGTTTTGTACTCAAATTTAAGCGCGTTGCAAAGAAATTTAATTTTGATtgacagctagctacatgtagctcgcAGAGGCTCTGGCTAGCTCGTAAAGTGCATGgtgtagctattattatagctggtgatatccatctgaaAGGACTCATTGGGTAACGCTTTGTCTTGTGTGATCAtactgagagaatgtgagacttAGATGATGTGGACTTGGACCTCTTTGTTCCAGTTCCTGGTTAAtgtttatgcctcggtgctcATGAACAAGCgaagtatacggtagtgtttGCGTGTATTACCACTTCTTTAGCTACTTGACAGATACAATGGAattgcaagtaagagcttctataggcATTCGTGAATTTGCGAAGTATAGTTATGACTACCTTGATGGCTATTTCAGTCTCTTTAAACTCATACATAGCAAATCTGTGAGCTATTTTACTTAGTATAGTTAGCTATAGCGTTAGCTATTGGTGGCTGAAAGAGTGaagaaagagctgcaaagctgcactgaTTCATTTAATagagcagcagccattaattatgtGCGCTTTAGAAATCCATTAGCAACAGTCTTGATCCCACTTTTTTTACACCGTTCCcctgcatgcaaaattaatagctaATAGTTTCATATTCAGCTTTCCTggatccaccgaggcatcagcacccgcggtactTTTATGATGTCATAACTCGTCACAGGGACGTCCGGTTACTGGGTAGGGCtcgaaaatgactgcattataatcGCACCCGCTATATCCAGTTTCAGTCCTTATGTGTGTTGAACATCAAATGTCTATATACCTCCTCGCATGCATATGCACGTCCGTGCAGCCTACAACTAGCAGAAGAAAACACAGGAAAGGTCAGCGGAGGCCTGTCTGTGAATCAAAAGTAACCAAGCTGGAAACAACAATCTATTCTGATTGCAAATCTACACTGTTAGAAAAAAAGTTGTCACCTAGAACAGTGGTGGTTGGAGCATCAAGTAATGTTAAGTTTGCCATCACCAGTTGTTTAAATACTAGTGTGCCTGTTCAGCAAGCTCGAAGAAAGGAATCCAGACCAAAGTTACTAAAACCACCTCCCAGAGTTAGTAAGAAACAACCTAGCAGACGCCCAATTACCCAGACACAAACAGAAAGTCATCTATCTTATCAGAGGGATACAATCGATGACTACAACAGTGTCGGTAGCAGTAATACCACCTCTAACAAACAGACACTAGTTTTATCTAGGTGCGATGATGATGATTCTGTTGCCTCCAAAAGTCCCAGTTTGAATAGGAGTGCTGGTGAACAGAGCTACCCAGCTAGTagtgctgactcatcaatattACTTGGCCCCCCGCAATATTTTGGAACAATTTTTGACAATTTATCACCTAAAACTGTATACAGTAATAGCATCACTGCTAGTACGCATTCCTCACAGCCTTTGTCAGGAGCGTTAATGCTTGAAGTTAACATGCGATTTAGATCAAAGGAAACTCATGTCAGCGTGGAGCATCCATTAAGAGATGACGTATATGACGAAACAAGAAAACCAGTAGAAGCTATAGTGAACCACTCTGGTGTCAGGGTTTCAAGTTCACACACTCCATATATGCAGCTGCAGGATGAAAGGCTTGGATGCCTACCATCATCCCGAGAAAGTGTCAGCCCATATTCCACCAAAGACAATGAAGGTCAATCTCGTCCTGTAATGCAAAATgaggaagtacatgtatgtacaaatgatattcatattcATGAAAAAACGAGCCTGCCATTTTCTCCTAAAGTTGACTCTGATAGTGACATTTTTTGCGTTGAGTCTCATCAAGAGGAAGCTACATATAATGACACCATTGAAAGATCATCCTCAACTCTTGAAGCTAGCGAAGGCATTGTTTTTTCAATTGCAGGGAGTATGTCAAGTTTTGGGCAACCTCTCTCCAGAGACCAAACTCCTTCTCCATCTTTTGACAAGAGTTCTCGAGAGCTCAGTTTTTCAGCAAGTAGTGATACTCAAACATATCCTGTTTCTTTTCAACCAAATAGCCAAGTTGGCAGCACTGTTCGGTTGCTATCAAATCAAAAGCTAGCCACATCGTCTTGGCTGCAAGCCATCAACAGCGGGGATTCAAAGAACAGCAAAGCAACAGAATCAGATCTTTATAACTTTTCTGGAGTTAGTGGCGAGGAAGTCAAGCAGACTGTTTCTGTACATTATTTAGCTGATTCCGATCCTAGTGAATCCTTTAATCAGACAGTACATCTCAAACCAACAGCGATCGCCTCTGGATCAGGTAGTCTGAAGTACGAGGATGTTATCGGTGTTACTAATGATGATCAACAGATTACTGATGACAACATCCATGTAAGTTCACTTTTTGCgtgcatggtacatgtattatgtattaATTATCTTTTAGGAAATTCTTGCCTTCTCCAACTCACCAGTAACTATCGAAGATATACTCAACATCACTGGAAATACTTTAAGAAGACAGCCAAGAGAAACTATGGTGTCTCAGTGTAACAAAGACTCAAAGCTCTCTTTTTTGTCAACATGGGATTCTACTCTTTCACATACAAGTATCCATCATTTCTGCATGAATACTACGCTTCCCCAACTGCCAGTACCAACACAAATCTTATCCAGACGGTCACACTGCAAACAACTTAAGCAAGATGACTTACAAATTATTGATGACATTAAAAAAATTGGCAAATCTCCTCCTAATACCGCAAGGTCCAAAGCTGCTACTTGTCTGAATGTTGCACAGCAGGTTTCAGACGGTCACAGTACCTCGAATTCTCAGCGTTCATTAGCCAGTGACAATGTAGCTCAGGGCAAACTTAAAAAAAAGAGAAGCGACAGCAGATCTTTGCAAAAAAAGAAAGCAACTCTACAATACAAAGTACATGATAGTGCTATTTTTGGTTTGTCTGGTGAGAGCATGAAGATTGCCAAAAACCCCTCTCTGTAAGTTTGCATTTTATGCATTTCATACTATTAATATTGCTCTCCCCGTAGCTTACTGTGGACTCCTGCTCCCCCGAAACTGAGTCTTCATCCCTCTATTGTCCAGATGCATCTTTTTCCAAACTACAAGACAGATTCGGTGTCTAATGGTATTGAAACCATTGACAAGTACCATtatggagagaaagttgagccTTTTATTGTTAGCCAAGAGGACGTGATCAAAAATGAATTATCCAGGTAACACAAAACTAACGTGGTGGAGTGGGTGATTGGTAGTGCACTGACAATTTTAAGTGATCTTTACAGCAgtatctaccgtatagcgcgaaattttcgaggggcttaattttcgcggatttcgtgggttagaatcctacacgaaaattaagtccacgaaaattgaattacctgctatagcatgcatagatttaaaggcgtggcttccggtaagcagtcattccgcgaacattgtgcaacgaaatagcttttagaggctaatccacgaaatataagtgcctcgaaaatttcgcgctatacggtattttgaTCATGTTCATTATGTATGACATACGTAAGTAATGTATACATCATAATTACAAGTATTTGCAGGAAGAATCTGTTATTCAGTTTTAGCGAGGGCATAATTACAAAGAGAAGAGGTCATGCAACTCACTCTACATACTACTAGAATCCAGCACATTGCACCCTTAGGCCGAACATTTTCAAATGTCTAGCTGCAGTAAGAATTTCGCTGTGTATGAGAATAGTCTGATGAGTTGCATGTGCCCCTGGTCATAATTAATGATTGTAGTGCGCATTCATACATCATTCATACGATATCCCCTTATCACTTTTACTATATTTGGCCAACATTCTATTGCAGGCTCACTGATCCTATTTTCCGCTCAGTTCCTAATTTCAGTGCAGTTTGTACTATGCTGGCCACTCAACCCGATAAAGGTATTTATAAGTGATGCATGGCTATGGATGTGAATGATTAtacggacacttctaatttcCTGTACACTTTTCtaggcaattttcgttgttctattACAACGGACACTCTTGGTGCTTTAATTTTAATATCCAGACAATACCAAGATACATTCCAAGCAATGTAGCTTTATAGCTAGCAATATGCTGCAGTTTGATAGCTCGAGGATTAGCTAGTTttttcagtcgcacactgttttATTTACTCgccatgcagctgcatgcttgttctaattattccagaCATCAATTTGCTGTATATGTTACAATTATACCCAGACAATTTCATATTTTTTGCTGTTCAGTAAgttagaacataattatacatgtaattatacaaacTTGAAACGTGTGTATTGGTTCCACATACATAAAAGAAATAAATGTACCGTTTCTCCAGAAGAATTCACCACTCAAGCCCAACTGAAGGAAGTTGAAAAATTATCTGAAGAGTCCTCTACAGCAGTGAATGTTGAATCCAGGCAACGTTCTGTTGGTAACTCCACTATACAGGGTGCCGGAGGCAGCAATGTATTACAGCACACTAAGTCACTCCTGCAGCTTGCACCTAATGGTGAGGTGACTTGTGAGAAAGTGGAAGCAGCAAGCACACAGTTCAATGCTCTGATGATAGAGGTATATGTTTTTGATAAGTAGACTAGTAACTAGTAATTGTCGACCCAGACCCTTTGATAAAGAAGATTCATTTGTTGCAGATTCAGCTTCAAAGGGAGAGACTGATTCAATATCACAAAGGTCTCAATACCCCTAAAATTGATACCACTGTGTTTACTGCTAATAATGACCTCTTAGAAGATGTGCAAGTCGTTCAAGGTACACATAATTCAATACTCAGAGACTGCAGGTACTAAATATTTGGTTTGATCCAATCAGAATCGTCTTTGGCAGCCAGTGGAACGCTTACTTCACGTAAGCTCCAAAGGCAGTTTATGAGAGGGACAAAGCGAAGCACTAGCAAAGTTGGGGCTACTGGTGGGCGGCTCAGAGCCATTAGGAGAACTAAGAGTGCACAGGTATGTATGTGATGACAGCATCATGCACAGCATGGTATGCCGTATTGAGGATTTCATTACAGATCAGGGCTGAGCAGGCACGAGAGCAATTATCACAGCCATCACGCACTTCAGCAAGGTATTGAGGCCCTGGTATACTGACCAGGTGGAATTTAATCCATCAGTTACTGTTTTTAATTAACTTGGTCACCCTTTAGGAGAGGATCTTTTCCATTGGACCATTACGATCTCCACCATATCTACTCACAGCAAAACATTTATAATAAGTAAGTTGCCATTACGAGCTTCACAAAATGATACGAACTTGCTATGGACATGCAGACAAGCTGCCACCTACAAGACTCCCTTTTGCCATTTAAGTCTCCCAGACCTCACTGACGAGAGGTTTGATCAGATGATGCTAAGCCAGGGTGCTAATCCTGGCACTGATGATCCGTTTAAATGGGCATATGGCGTCTGGTGGGATAGGTGGTTTCCTGAGGTGCTAAAAGAGTGTAGAGAAGGTGAAATACTTCGAGTAATGCAATATTGTAATATTGATAGTCAGATGAAATACTTGGAGTAATGCAATGTTGTGATATTGGTAGTCATTCACTTATTTTTATTGTAATAGCTGTTGGAGAGCTGTACTCTGGCCATAACATTAAGTTGGTGAGAAAGAACTATCAGACTAAACCGGAAGCCCGCAAAAAGCACAGGTAAATTCAAATTATGTCCTTGTATATACAGGAGAATATGAGGGGATTTACTACGCGGATTTGATATTGTCCttctatgtacatgtcaaACCATTAAGTGCTACTAACATTATTCATATTCACTATTATTAGATGCGTTATCAGCCGCACATATACAGAGCATgtagcacattacaaacaaggaaTGTGGTTAGAGTCCGCAATACTATAGTCCGCAATACTATGCAAAGTAAGACGTTCCATCTcttcatgtgctcctgatatcaatcaactacatgtatactaccCATTATATCTATTTTTGATTGTAGTCCTGTGGACATAGAGGAAGACTGGAGCAACATGGTCTTAGACCTGGCTGATGTAGACCCAGTTTGGGACCAGGTATCAGACTCAGAAGTGAAAGAGGTAGAATTATTGGGTGTACAGTACTACTACTGTatagggtaattttcgtgtggTAAACAATTTGTTTACTTTGAAAGCGGCAATTTTcgtgagtataataattattattgcctgcactgcattgcatgcgttccagtaaaccacacctagGTTTTTGTGgaggccagcttgcccacaaaaatagaatctccacgaaaattaagctatacaattaattattcCTTCAATTGATATAACACAGTTGAAGTGTGAATTATATATTTTTGTTGCACAGAAAGTTGAGATTGAAGTATCTAAACTAAACACAAGTattgaacagtgtgaagataTGAATATGGTTGCTGTTCACTGCTGTAGGAGAGGGGCAATTCTTCGAAAGGTATATTCATGCAAGATTAATTAGTTGCCTGAATCATGCAGGTTTATGGGCTTTGATTATCCAGAACacctcgattatctggctTGTCAATCTTATctgaaaatgggcgtgtcccttaaTACACATGCTCAATTAACagctcgattatccggcatatgcacttatccggcctgcctctggaaccataTAAATAAGCG is a window of Halichondria panicea chromosome 13, odHalPani1.1, whole genome shotgun sequence DNA encoding:
- the LOC135346636 gene encoding uncharacterized protein LOC135346636 isoform X1 gives rise to the protein MDSYGRPQKFSVSRKQELQLQTELETLRNKAVLDRYVKQLANEEKVGDSTRSISTSSLEPTTSRRKHRKGQRRPVCESKVTKLETTIYSDCKSTLLEKKLSPRTVVVGASSNVKFAITSCLNTSVPVQQARRKESRPKLLKPPPRVSKKQPSRRPITQTQTESHLSYQRDTIDDYNSVGSSNTTSNKQTLVLSRCDDDDSVASKSPSLNRSAGEQSYPASSADSSILLGPPQYFGTIFDNLSPKTVYSNSITASTHSSQPLSGALMLEVNMRFRSKETHVSVEHPLRDDVYDETRKPVEAIVNHSGVRVSSSHTPYMQLQDERLGCLPSSRESVSPYSTKDNEGQSRPVMQNEEVHVCTNDIHIHEKTSLPFSPKVDSDSDIFCVESHQEEATYNDTIERSSSTLEASEGIVFSIAGSMSSFGQPLSRDQTPSPSFDKSSRELSFSASSDTQTYPVSFQPNSQVGSTVRLLSNQKLATSSWLQAINSGDSKNSKATESDLYNFSGVSGEEVKQTVSVHYLADSDPSESFNQTVHLKPTAIASGSGSLKYEDVIGVTNDDQQITDDNIHEILAFSNSPVTIEDILNITGNTLRRQPRETMVSQCNKDSKLSFLSTWDSTLSHTSIHHFCMNTTLPQLPVPTQILSRRSHCKQLKQDDLQIIDDIKKIGKSPPNTARSKAATCLNVAQQVSDGHSTSNSQRSLASDNVAQGKLKKKRSDSRSLQKKKATLQYKVHDSAIFGLSGESMKIAKNPSLLLWTPAPPKLSLHPSIVQMHLFPNYKTDSVSNGIETIDKYHYGEKVEPFIVSQEDVIKNELSRLTDPIFRSVPNFSAVCTMLATQPDKEEFTTQAQLKEVEKLSEESSTAVNVESRQRSVGNSTIQGAGGSNVLQHTKSLLQLAPNGEVTCEKVEAASTQFNALMIEIQLQRERLIQYHKGLNTPKIDTTVFTANNDLLEDVQVVQESSLAASGTLTSRKLQRQFMRGTKRSTSKVGATGGRLRAIRRTKSAQIRAEQAREQLSQPSRTSARRGSFPLDHYDLHHIYSQQNIYNKQAATYKTPFCHLSLPDLTDERFDQMMLSQGANPGTDDPFKWAYGVWWDRWFPEVLKECREAVGELYSGHNIKLVRKNYQTKPEARKKHSPVDIEEDWSNMVLDLADVDPVWDQVSDSEVKEKVEIEVSKLNTSIEQCEDMNMVAVHCCRRGAILRKLGKLNESLDDLNHALSIQSTFSDAYWHRHLLFLIQGNKKRAMEDLFVLLKQNKKHFGALRSKAALLLEKGDLSSAVYSLSQAIALHPDDSDSYFIRAEIYEKRGEVESALSDYARVSELDPSNIVALSRPAMHKFKRGMWAASGQHFAALLQRDPNNTEARIHRAKAHYNIGQYVEALQDLSAAIHLEPNQAQAFFHRAYLLRESQPKQALQDFSVSLLLDDSVTNVQAFVHRGVLYTQLTCYDEALQDFESAVKLKRSLPSPNVCAGLVHMLHKKNITRAIHCFSTAIFVDPTCIRAYLCRADAFQRDARFKLAILDYARASHLEPNNPTYYLFKGELHFHLGELDLASLHISIAAKLSTGFDQEKSQRALVDSFLGNYEQAIILLQGIPKTPEIYSMLGRIQFKAKEFIGSADSLKQAIYLAEKIKPSNLDTHADSRGGVDNTGTKENIFDVKTGFHFICGQSLTESGSLKEAVNEFSKVIQAMPDHALAYYKRGVAKLMDHNSKGILDLNKSLAINPKLFESFLARAAYYGKTGRYSKAILNCNEAIRLQPASVRAYLCRGALRYYHKMYDSAIEDLSRAIRLDSRHASLAHFNRAVCYQALGKLHMALLDYSVVFLLVESPKVEVLINRALLYLELGDWANSLFDFIAAGKVLKDDSSIFQAIGYCYHRLGSLDCAVDAYTEAINIDPTFLGAYIGRGNTYMDYLTVKGNSKSRMDYLRTLELDPRYLPARVNLAFLLQVEGKFQEAWNQLTSVLKTDEGHISAREARAVISLQMGNLFGALLDINTAIQVHKNALLLVNRGVIHQFMGDVVNAMNDYQEAVIIEPSYSLAHFNIGNILFQQRHFKQAVNSYTKAVGSESSVDSVLLNRAIAHVMLTDTKSALDDFREAILINPFSSHAYFNRANLYHSMGEFEKAELDYRKVHELQPDDWLTTFYYGETLRKINKDSSACNIIAQAVERMIQL
- the LOC135346636 gene encoding uncharacterized protein LOC135346636 isoform X4, coding for MDSYGRPQKFSVSRKQELQLQTELETLRNKAVLDRYVKQLANEEKVGDSTRSISTSSLEPTTSRRKHRKGQRRPVCESKVTKLETTIYSDCKSTLLEKKLSPRTVVVGASSNVKFAITSCLNTSVPVQQARRKESRPKLLKPPPRVSKKQPSRRPITQTQTESHLSYQRDTIDDYNSVGSSNTTSNKQTLVLSRCDDDDSVASKSPSLNRSAGEQSYPASSADSSILLGPPQYFGTIFDNLSPKTVYSNSITASTHSSQPLSGALMLEVNMRFRSKETHVSVEHPLRDDVYDETRKPVEAIVNHSGVRVSSSHTPYMQLQDERLGCLPSSRESVSPYSTKDNEGQSRPVMQNEEVHVCTNDIHIHEKTSLPFSPKVDSDSDIFCVESHQEEATYNDTIERSSSTLEASEGIVFSIAGSMSSFGQPLSRDQTPSPSFDKSSRELSFSASSDTQTYPVSFQPNSQVGSTVRLLSNQKLATSSWLQAINSGDSKNSKATESDLYNFSGVSGEEVKQTVSVHYLADSDPSESFNQTVHLKPTAIASGSGSLKYEDVIGVTNDDQQITDDNIHEILAFSNSPVTIEDILNITGNTLRRQPRETMVSQCNKDSKLSFLSTWDSTLSHTSIHHFCMNTTLPQLPVPTQILSRRSHCKQLKQDDLQIIDDIKKIGKSPPNTARSKAATCLNVAQQVSDGHSTSNSQRSLASDNVAQGKLKKKRSDSRSLQKKKATLQYKVHDSAIFGLSGESMKIAKNPSLLLWTPAPPKLSLHPSIVQMHLFPNYKTDSVSNGIETIDKYHYGEKVEPFIVSQEDVIKNELSRLTDPIFRSVPNFSAVCTMLATQPDKEEFTTQAQLKEVEKLSEESSTAVNVESRQRSVGNSTIQGAGGSNVLQHTKSLLQLAPNGEVTCEKVEAASTQFNALMIEIQLQRERLIQYHKGLNTPKIDTTVFTANNDLLEDVQVVQESSLAASGTLTSRKLQRQFMRGTKRSTSKVGATGGRLRAIRRTKSAQIRAEQAREQLSQPSRTSARRGSFPLDHYDLHHIYSQQNIYNKQAATYKTPFCHLSLPDLTDERFDQMMLSQGANPGTDDPFKWAYGVWWDRWFPEVLKECREAVGELYSGHNIKLVRKNYQTKPEARKKHSPVDIEEDWSNMVLDLADVDPVWDQVSDSEVKEKVEIEVSKLNTSIEQCEDMNMVAVHCCRRGAILRKLGKLNESLDDLNHALSIQSTFSDAYWHRHLLFLIQGNKKRAMEDLFVLLKQNKKHFGALRSKAALLLEKGDLSSAVYSLSQAIALHPDDSDSYFIRAEIYEKRGEVESALSDYARVSELDPSNIVALSRPAMHKFKRGMWAASGQHFAALLQRDPNNTEARIHRAKAHYNIGQYVEALQDLSAAIHLEPNQAQAFFHRAYLLRESQPKQALQDFSVSLLLDDSVTNVQAFVHRGVLYTQLTCYDEALQDFESAVKLKRSLPSPNVCAGLVHMLHKKNITRAIHCFSTAIFVDPTCIRAYLCRADAFQRDARFKLAILDYARASHLEPNNPTYYLFKGELHFHLGELDLASLHISIAAKLSTGFDQEKSQRALVDSFLGNYEQAIILLQGIPKTPEIYSMLGRIQFKAKEFIGSADSLKQAIYLAEKIKPSNLDTHADSRGGVDNTGTKENIFDVKTGFHFICGQSLTESGSLKEAVNEFSKVIQAMPDHALAYYKRGVAKLMDHNSKGILDLNKSLAINPKLFESFLARAAYYGKTGRYSKAILNCNEAIRLQPASVRAYLCRGALRYYHKMYDSAIEDLSRAIRLDSRHASLAHFNRAVCYQALGKLHMALLDYSVVFLLVESPKVEVLINRALLYLELGDWANSLFDFIAAGKVLKDDSSIFQAIGYCYHRLGSLDCAVDAYTEAINIDPTFLGAYIGRGNTYMDYLTVKGNSKSRMDYLRTLELDPRYLPARVNLAFLLQVEGKFQEAWNQLTSVLKTDEGHISAREARAVISLQMGNLFGALLDINTAIQVHKNALLLVNRGVIHQFMGDVVNAMNDYQEAVIIEPSYSLAHFNIGNILFQQRHFKL